The proteins below come from a single Papaver somniferum cultivar HN1 chromosome 11, ASM357369v1, whole genome shotgun sequence genomic window:
- the LOC113323199 gene encoding sister chromatid cohesion protein SCC4-like gives MEALAEGLWELADFHEQNGEIGKAVKCLETICQSQVSFLPIVEIKSRLRIATLLLKCTHNVNHAKSHLERSQLLLKSIPSCFELKCRAYSLLSQCYHLIGAIPPQKQIINKGLELACASGDGFAVKLWCCNFTSQLANALAIEGDYWGSIAALERGFSCAAEMYYPELQMFFATSIFHVHLMQWEDVNSVGNAAVKCNEIWEFLQPDKRRQCMGLFFYNELLNTFYQLRICDYKTAALHVDKLDEAMRKETQQVQQIKNLTAELNTINDSLSESDPHNRERLGLYEKQTQLQEQLRQATFSSGMESMGSLYLGNARQMWDKLELAPPPIDGEWLPRSAVYALVDLMVVISGRPKGLFKECGKRIQSGLQLIKEELLKLGITDGVREVNLQHSAIWMAGVYLMLLMQFLENKVAVDLTRSEFVEAQEALLQMKNWFIRFPTILQGCESIIEMLRGQYAHSLGCFSEAAFHFLEAAKLTESKSMQAMCHVYAAVSHICIGDAESSSQALDLIGPVHAIMDSFVGVREKTSVLFAYGLLLMKQHNLQEARIRLASGLRITHQLLGNIQLVSQYLTLLGSLALALHDTTQAREILKSSLTLAKTLYDIPTQIWVVSVLTALHQELGEKGNEMENTEFARKRGNDLQKRLADVLSSIHHMELIEKVKIEVHQLHDMDIRRANAGPSLGVNLDIPESIGLPVANSTPISRLVNIDTGRLGKRKS, from the exons ATGGAAGCTTTAGCAGAGGGATTGTGGGAACTTGCTGATTTTCATGAACAAAATGGAGAAATTGGTAAAGCTGTAAAGTGTTTAGAAACTATTTGTCAAAGCCAAGTTTCTTTCTTACCAATTGTTGAAATCAAATCTCGTCTTCGAATCGCTACTCTTCTCTTGAAATGCACTCATAATGTCAATCACGCCAAATCTCATCTGGAGAGATCG CAATTACTGTTGAAATCAATCCCATCATGTTTCGAACTGAAATGCCGAGCTTACAGCTTGTTATCTCAGTGTTATCATCTTATAGGAGCAATTCCTCCTCAGAAACAGATTATCAACAAGGGTTTAGAACTTGCTTGTGCTTCTGGAGATGG GTTTGCAGTGAAGTTATGGTGTTGCAACTTTACTTCACAGCTTGCGAATGCTTTGGCAATTGAAGGAGATTATTGGGGTTCAATTGCAGCTTTAGAACGTGGGTTCTCTTGTGCTGCTGAAATGTACTACCCAGAGCTTCAG ATGTTTTTTGCAACTTCAATATTTCATGTGCATCTGATGCAATGGGAAGATGTAAATTCAGTTGGGAATGCTGCAGTAAAATGCAATGAGATTTGGGAATTTCTTCAACCAGATAAG AGACGTCAGTGCATGGGTTTGTTTTTTTACAATGAGTTGCTGAATACATTTTATCAACTCCGAATATGTGACTACAAGACTGCTGCGCTGCATGTTGACAAGTTGGATGAAGCCATGAGAAAAGAGACGCAACAAGTGCAGCAGATTAAGAACCTGACTGCAGAGCTGAATACCATAAATGACAGTCTATCTGAATCTGATCCCCATAACAGGGAAAGATTAGGCTTGTACGAAAAACAAACACAATTACAAGAGCAGTTGCGTCAAGCTACTTTTTCCTCTGGCATGGAATCTATGGGATCATTATACTTGGGCAATGCAAGACAGATGTGGGATAAGCTAGAGTTGGCGCCACCACCGATCGATGGAGAGTGGTTACCTAGAAGTGCTGTTTATGCGTTGGTGGATCTTATGGTTGTGATATCTGGGCGTCCTAAAGGGCTATTCAAGGAGTGTGGAAAAAGGATTCAATCAGGATTGCAATTGATTAAAG AAgagctgttgaaacttggaattacCGATGGTGTGAGAG AGGTGAACTTGCAACATTCAGCTATTTGGATGGCTGGTGTCTATTTGATGCTTTTGATGCAATTCCTAGAAAACAAAGTTGCTGTAGACCTCACGCGGTCGGAGTTTGTTGAGGCACAAGAG GCTTTGCTGCAGATGAAGAACTGGTTCATACGCTTTCCAACAATCTTACAGGGATGCGAAAGCATTATCGAGATGCTTAGAGGACAGTATGCTCATTCACTTGGTTGTTTTAGTGAAGCAGCTTTTCATTTCCTTGAAGCAGCAAAG TTGACAGAGAGCAAATCGATGCAAGCTATGTGCCATGTTTATGCTGCTGTTTCTCACATTTGCATTGGCGACGCAGAATCATCTTCCCAG GCACTAGATTTGATCGGACCTGTCCATGCAATCATGGATTCTTTTGTTGGAGTCCGCGAGAAAACCAGTGTCCTATTTGCTTATGGTCTTTTATTGATGAAGCAGCACAATCTACAAGAAGCTCG GATTCGACTAGCAAGTGGTTTGAGGATCACACATCAGCTTTTAGGGAATATTCAACTCGTATCGCAGTATTTGACATTACTTGGGAGTTTAGCTCTCGCCCTACATGATACTACACAAGCTAGAGAGATTCTCAAGTCGTCTTTGACATTAGCGAAGACTCTTTATGACATTCCAACACAGATCTGGGTGGTTTCAGTTCTAACAG CTTTGCATCAAGAGTTGGGCGAAAAGGGAAACGAAATGGAGAACACTGAATTTGCAAGAAAAAGAGGAAATGATCTACAGAAGAGACTTGCTGACGTTCTCTCGTCCATTCATCACATGGAGCTG ATTGAGAAAGTGAAAATTGAGGTTCACCAACTGCATGATATGGACATCAGACGTGCTAATGCTGGTCCATCTTTAGGAGTTAATCTTGACATTCCCGAATCAATTGGTCTACCTGTGGCAAACTCTACTCCAATATCAAGACTAGTAAATATCGATACAGGTCGGCTTGGTAAGAGGAAATCTTAA